From the Candidatus Methylomirabilota bacterium genome, the window GGTGGTCTGGGCGTTCCTCGGCCTCGGCATGCGGATGTGCCTGTACGATGCCGCCTTCGCGGCACTGGTGCAGGTCACGCCCTCCCGGGGGCGGTCGGCGATCTCGTATCTGACCCTCTTCGGCGCGTTCGCCTCCTCGGTGTTCTGGGTGATTGGCTACGCCCTCGATCAGCGAGTGGGATGGCGACAGACCCTCGTCCTCTTCGCGGTGATCAACCTGGCGGTGTGCTTGCCGCTGCATTGGTTCGGACTCTCGCGCCGAGAGGCATCCGAGGGCCCGGCTCAACCAGCCGGTGCGGCCCGGCAGGCGACGGAAGAGCCTCCGCTCGAAGGGCGTGCCCGCTCCGTCGCCATCGGGCTGTTCGCGCTGGTCATGTCGCTCAACGGCTTCGTGTTCGGCGTCGTCTCGGTGCAGCTCGTTCCGCTGCTCGAGGCCGCCGGACTGACCACCGCGGTCGCGGTATGGGTCGCCTCGATGAAGGGAGTGGCTCAGTTCGGTGGGCGGGTGGTGGAGATCGCGTTCGCGAGAAAGCTGCGAGCGATCACGGTGGGCCGCATCGCGGTCGGAATCCTGCCGCTATCGCTGCTTCTGCTGATGCTCGGCACGCGAAGCCTGCCGCTGGTCGTGATCTTCACGCTGCTGATGGGCGCCTCTCAGGGGGTTATCACGATCGTACGCGGGGCGGTGCCGCTCGCTCTGTTCGGCTCGAAGGGGTACGGAGCGGTGCTGGGGGGCATCGCGACACCGGTGCTCATCGTCAATGCCGCGTCACCGTCGGCGTTCGCCTGGATCACGGACCAGTGGGGTTGGGAAGCGGGAAGGCTTGCGCTTCTGGTCGGTGCCATTGCCGCTTGGATCGCCATGGAGCTGATGTCGAGCTGGTACGAGCGGCGACGTACGGCGCTGGCGGGTCAAGCGGCAGCACGTGCCACGCCCATCGGCAGACGCTCGCCACGAGGGTAGCCGGGAAGCGGCTTAGGCGCTGCGCGCGCCGAGCTTCAGCACTTCGCCCACGGTGGCCGACGCCTTCAGGCCCGAGCCAGTCAGCACCAGCACGCTGTATTCCTGCGGCCGGATCACGCCGGCATCGAGGAGGCGGGTGAGACCGGCGGCGGCGACCGCCGAGGTCGGCTCCACGTAGAGGCCGAGGCGCGCCAGGCCGCGGAGCGCCTCGGCGATCTCGCCCTCCTCCACCGCGAGCACGGTGCCCCCGGTCTCGCGCACCGCGCGCAGGACCTCGGCGACGCGCGTGGGCTTGGGCGTCGCGATGCCCTCGGCCATCGTCGGCTTCAC encodes:
- a CDS encoding MFS transporter, whose amino-acid sequence is MAGAVVALGITQITAWGTSYYCLGVLAGPISQDTGWSRGFVFLGFTVALLVMGLVSTTVGRAIDRHGARTVMSLGSVFVGAGLFALAHVRNEPVYLVVWAFLGLGMRMCLYDAAFAALVQVTPSRGRSAISYLTLFGAFASSVFWVIGYALDQRVGWRQTLVLFAVINLAVCLPLHWFGLSRREASEGPAQPAGAARQATEEPPLEGRARSVAIGLFALVMSLNGFVFGVVSVQLVPLLEAAGLTTAVAVWVASMKGVAQFGGRVVEIAFARKLRAITVGRIAVGILPLSLLLLMLGTRSLPLVVIFTLLMGASQGVITIVRGAVPLALFGSKGYGAVLGGIATPVLIVNAASPSAFAWITDQWGWEAGRLALLVGAIAAWIAMELMSSWYERRRTALAGQAAARATPIGRRSPRG